A single region of the Gammaproteobacteria bacterium genome encodes:
- the queE gene encoding 7-carboxy-7-deazaguanine synthase QueE codes for MTVEVHIPNKPFFSELPVRVKDDLPENSRIRVTEIFYSLQGEGRYSGQPTVFIRLTGCPLRCVYCDSEYAFYGGQWLEFEDIFSLLSNYTTNYVCVTGGEPLAQPNCLFLLEELCKRDFNVSLETSGAMDISDVDRLVSRALDIKTPDSGEENKNLWSNLDELTEHDQIKFVICSKIDYEWAKDIVQSHGLDKKCLVLFSPSYQQLDARHLADWILQDQLPVRFQTQLHKLIWQDEAGR; via the coding sequence ATGACTGTCGAGGTACACATCCCCAACAAACCGTTTTTTTCCGAACTCCCGGTTCGGGTAAAAGATGATCTGCCTGAAAACAGCAGAATTCGCGTGACGGAAATCTTCTATAGCTTGCAAGGCGAAGGTCGCTATAGCGGCCAACCAACTGTATTTATTCGTCTGACCGGTTGCCCATTGCGGTGTGTGTATTGCGACAGTGAGTACGCTTTTTATGGAGGGCAATGGCTGGAGTTTGAAGACATATTCTCATTACTCTCGAACTACACGACCAACTATGTGTGCGTTACGGGGGGCGAACCATTAGCCCAGCCAAATTGCCTGTTTTTGCTGGAAGAATTATGCAAGCGTGATTTTAATGTGTCTCTGGAAACCAGCGGCGCAATGGATATCAGCGACGTTGATCGTTTGGTCAGCAGGGCCCTGGATATCAAAACTCCCGATTCCGGTGAAGAAAATAAAAATCTCTGGTCTAACCTGGACGAATTAACCGAGCACGACCAGATCAAATTTGTGATCTGTTCCAAGATCGATTACGAGTGGGCGAAAGACATTGTGCAAAGTCACGGATTGGATAAAAAATGTCTGGTCTTGTTCTCGCCCAGTTATCAACAGCTCGATGCAAGGCATCTGGCAGACTGGATATTACAAGATCAATTGCCGGTGCGATTTCAAACTCAGTTACACAAACTCATTTGGCAAGATGAAGCAGGCCGTTGA
- the queC gene encoding 7-cyano-7-deazaguanine synthase QueC: protein MSAGQTNKKPAIVLLSGGMDSVTVLALAKAEGFDIYALSFSYGQRHSAELTAARHNASQFKVAAHKTIEIDLQQFGGSALTDHSIDVPVNPSEAIPVTYVPARNTLFLSYALAWAEVLQARDIYIGVNAVDYSGYPDCRPEFIQAFSDMANLATKAAVQGNSMSIHTPLINLSKAQIIQLGVKHGVDYSRTVSCYQASDTGLACGACDACRLRKQGFIEAGIPDNTAYQSE from the coding sequence ATGAGTGCCGGGCAAACTAATAAAAAACCTGCCATTGTATTGTTATCGGGTGGCATGGACTCGGTAACCGTTCTGGCACTTGCCAAAGCCGAGGGCTTTGACATTTACGCCTTGAGTTTTTCCTATGGGCAACGTCACAGTGCTGAACTTACAGCAGCCAGACACAATGCCAGCCAGTTCAAGGTGGCTGCGCATAAAACCATTGAAATCGATCTGCAACAGTTCGGTGGCTCGGCATTAACCGACCACAGTATTGATGTACCGGTCAATCCGAGTGAAGCGATACCGGTCACCTATGTACCGGCACGTAATACCTTATTTTTATCCTACGCCTTGGCCTGGGCTGAAGTTTTGCAGGCACGCGATATTTATATCGGGGTTAATGCCGTGGATTATTCGGGTTATCCGGATTGCCGGCCTGAATTTATTCAAGCTTTCAGCGACATGGCCAATTTGGCCACGAAAGCCGCGGTGCAGGGTAATTCAATGAGCATCCATACACCACTGATCAATTTAAGCAAAGCGCAAATCATCCAATTGGGGGTAAAACACGGGGTGGACTATTCGAGGACGGTCAGTTGTTATCAGGCTAGCGACACCGGACTGGCTTGTGGCGCATGCGACGCCTGTAGACTGCGAAAACAAGGCTTTATTGAGGCTGGAATTCCGGACAATACCGCTTACCAGTCCGAGTGA